The DNA region TCCTAGAGTGAGCGTTAACTGAGTGAAACAAGTTCCATTTCTGCTGACTGTAGCATACTCCATTCTGCTGACTGGAGTAACGAAACCAGATAACCATGAAAGGTCAACTTGGACAAAAAGGACAAACATTTCTGTCAAATCAAAATAGTAAATATGTGCCAAATGTTCCTGAATAGAAACTGTAGGCCCTGACAGACGTGCAATGTATAGTTTTACTTTTACACCTAAACTAGGGAGCATCTTTTGCGAACTTTCAGAATTTTCTAGGAAACTGAGAACTAATGTTTTTTTTGTTTTGAATCAGTATTTGCATATGATAAAACTGATTTTTTCTAACTATTTCAATTCTTTCTACCCTATTTGCAAGACACTGGGAATTCCTCATGCTCTTACTTCAGTCATGTGGCTCTGTGGACCAATTGCTGGCTTACTTGTGAGTATACCTGCGTGATGCAGCGATTAATTCTTTCTTGTCTTAATTTGTGCTTAGAAATAATGTTGATAGCTAGATATATGCTGCCTTAATTCAAGTGATATTGCATTGTATTTACAAGCAAGAAATTAATTTCACCAATCTCTAGCATTAGGAATTACTATTAATAATTTCAAGTCATCGCCGATCGCATCACGCAGGTGCAACCCTGCGTCGGCCTGTACAGTGACAAATGCACCTCCAAGCTTGGGAGGCGGAGGCCATTCATCTTTACAGGATGCGTCATCATCTGTATATCAGTGAGAGCTAATTAAAAGCACATGAATCATCTCTTGTTCTTTTACTACTCATAAACCGTCTGCCCCTGGTGCGGCATTGCTCCTGATCAAGAGCTGAGATTGATCCGATCCACAGGTGATCATCATCGGGTTCTCGTCCGACATCGGGTACGCTCTCGGTGACACCAAGGAAGACTGCACGTAAGCTGCTCGATCCAGACATTTATCTATGTCGTAGCCATGGATGTGTTGATATGCTAATCGACTCGGCTGGAAATGGGATGATGAGCGCAGGGTTTACACGGGGAAGCGGCTGCACGCTGCGGCGTTCTTCGTCATGGGGTTCTGGCTGCTGGACTTCTCCAACAACACCGTGCAGGGCCCGGCGCGCGCGCTCATGGCCGACCTAGCGGGCAGCCACGGCCCCAGCGCGGCGAACGCCATCTTCGTGTCGTGGATGGCGATCGGGAACATCCTGGGCTACTCCTCCGGCTCCACCAAcaactggcacaagtggttccCGTTCCTGCAGACCAGGGCGTGCTGCGAGGCCTGCGCCAACCTCAAGGCTGCCTTCCTGGTGTCCGTGGTGTTCTTGGGCCTCTCCACGGTGGTCACCATGATCTTCGCCAACGAGGTGCcgctggacccggtggtggccaAGCAGCAGAGCGAGGGGCAGGCGTCGGGGCCGCTGGCCGTGTTCAAGGGCCTCAAGAACCTGCCCCCGGGCATGCCGCAGGTGCTCATCGTCACCGGCCTCACGTGGCTCTCGTGGTtccccttcatcctcttcgacACCGACTGGATGGGCCGCGAGATGTACCACGGGAGGCCCGACGGGAGCCCCAACGAGGTCGCCAACTTCCAGGAGGGCGTCCGCCAGGGTGCATTCGGCCTGCTGCTCAACTCCGTCGTCCTCGGATTCAGCTCCTTCCTCATCGAGCCCATGTGCCGGAAGCTCACCGCCAAGGTGGTCTGGGTCATGAGCAGCTTCATCGTCTGCATCGCGATGGCCATGGTCACCGTCCTCAGCTCCTGGTCTCTCGGTGACATCGGTGGTAACGTgcaggacgccgccgccgtcgacaaGGGCCTCAAGAGCGCCGCGCTCGCCCTCTTCGTCGCACTCGGGTTCCCCTTCGCGGTAAGCTATGCTCATCAGTCATCACTGGAGCCTTCTGCTGCTTCACGTACGTTTCGATTCAGAAGCAGCTCACGCCCTCTCTGGTTGGTGCATGGTGCTTGATCATGCGGGTGCAGGTCCTGTGCAGTGTTCCGTTCGCCGTGACGGCGCAGCTGGCGGCAAGCAAGGGCGGTGGGCAGGGTGAGTCCCTTGCTTGCTGATGATCTTTACTGCCGAGCTCCCAAGAATTTCCATGATTGATCCGGACCCTGCGCTGAACTTGTGTCCGTGCATGTGCAGGGCTGTGCACGGGGGTCCTCAACATCTCCATCGTGGTGCCGCAGATGATCATCGCCGTTGGCTCCGGTCCATGGGACGAGCTGTTCGGGAAGGGCAACATCCCTGCGTTCGGGGTAGCCTCCGTGTTCGCCTTCACCTCCGCCGTTGCAGGCATCTTCATGCTGCCCAAGCTATCCAAGACCAGTTTCAAGTCTGTCTCCATGGGAGGAGGTCACTGATCATAACTCTAGCTGGACATGGTAATAACTACTCCGCAGAGAGCGTCTTTTGCGCACCTTAATCCCTTGATTAGTGGCTGACGATTCAGTTAACCGCAGTGATCAGTTAATAGGTACAGGTTCGCAGGTAGTACTTGTGTGATGGTTTCAGTCTGACGAGCACCCTTGATACTAATAGGTACATTTGGTGAATACAAGTTGTTTAGCATTTGCTTTAATTTGGCAACCCTAGCAATAGCTCTAATAAGTATATTACTCTGATTGTGTAGAGTAGTTCAAATGTTGGTGGTTTGAAAGTTTTCACCGTCTTTGTTGTCAGTTTTATGTTGCATACAATTGAACTTTGCAGATGAAATGAGGCACATTTGGAGCATACCAATTGCAACtacttcaatccatcatttgaAATTGCCAACGAGCTTGCGTGCACATGGCACTCCTTGCTACCTATGACAATTATGTTCTGATTAGTGGGATACACAAAACAATAGAACTTAGGTGAAGAAAGAATTTAAAACCTTTGAGGATGACAGATTAGTTTGGGCTTCATGGTGTGCAGTTTGTTTAAGCGGAGAAGATCATGGCCCATTTcccaaaaaaataaaattggGCCAGCCAAACATGCAGGATTCCAAACAGGAAAAAAGTCCATATTTCAACCTCCAACTATCACGTTTGTCTGATTTTCATCCTCGAACTGCAAAACCAGACATCCTACTTCCTCAACTGTTCAAAACCGGACGAAATATCCCCCTAACCCAAACCACCCTAGTTTTGATCCGACATGGCAGATGGATTTGGCAAATCATCAAATAACAGTAGAGCCCACGTATCAAACTTATCTTCTCCACCTTCTCCACCATGCCGACGATGCCTCCTGCTCtgtcccagcaccacctccgacACCTCCCGCTCCATCCCCGGCCCCGCCTCTGGGAATGCCACCTGCGATAGCAAGGTGGGGGAGCCGCAGAACAAGATGGGGGCATGGAGGAGGAGATAGATTCAATTAGAGGAGAGGTGGGGTTCGTCGAGGTggtcatggcggcggcggctaggtcAGCCATGGCTAGTGCCGCTCGGCCCTTCTCAACAGATCTGCAACCGCTGCCTACCCCTTTCCTGCCTCCCTTGCCGTAGGTCAAGCCGCCACCAACGGGGATGGTCGCAGCGACGGTGAGGCGAGGAGCCAGATGAGCAATTGATTCCTCCATGGATCCGGTACAGTCTAGAACTTGTATTATCTATGAGATGTTGAGGAGCTTGGTCACCGCCCACAGACCGCCCCatacccctgccgccggtgagcATGAAGGAGTGGAGGCTCACCCCGTGGCTCTACCCCTCTCTCCTCGCTGCCACCCGCGCAAGCTGCTGGTCGTCGCCCTAGTGCCCTACCCCTCCTTCGCCCCTCGAGCAAGCGGCCGAGCTGTGGCCCTGCCCTTTTCTATCCTCGCCACTTGCATGAGGTGGTCAATGGCTGTTGCGGCCTCCCGGAGAATTGGGGATTGGGGAATTCcagggagagagaaagaggtCGGTCAATTTTGATGACTCAACGAGGAGTACCACACGGATAGGTGACGTGGACCAAAACCAGTAAGGATTTGGGTTGAGGGTGTATCTTGTCCAGTTTTAAATAGTTGAGAGTGTAGGATGTCTGGTTTTGCAGCTCGAGGATGAAAATTGGACGGGCGTGATAGTTGGAGGTTGAAATATGAACTTTTCCCTATTTTTTTGGTACAATGCCACTAAAGGACTTGCCATGGATTCCCTAAGGAAAACTTGATGACTTCATTAGGGAAGTGCATTATTTTGTAGAAATGCCAGAAACTATGCTGCCTCTTACCCCTGGGCCTTAGAACATGGCATGTAAAATTGAGGCTGCTGTCAAGACAAGCTACAACATGATATTTGCATCCAAATTGCACTAACATAGCTCTGCGCGGTAGTTGATTCCAACGATCGAACTCGCAGTTACCTCCAATCCATCGCTCAACACATGAACTGCCCaattcccctccctctcctcctcccacCAACTCCTGCCATATACTAGTCACTAGCTAGTATGGTTTATGGATAGATGCATGGTTTCTCCAGCTCTATCCCAACACACGTCATGGCATTCTATTCTACCACGCAGGTCCTAAATAGGTTTTCCACCTTTGTCCTGCCCACTCCAACAATATTGGATCCTCGGTAGAACTACATGAGTTGTCTACCAtcgatttttttattttttaacctATTTTAAATAACAATTTAAGATTAAACCGTTCAGGTTTTTATTTGCATTGGATAGACCTTTTGGCCGCGACAATGGCTTTCTACCGCGCTGGCACACGCAGCATACCCAAACCGGTTACCACGTGAAAAAAAAACTCTGGACAGGTTAATCATAAAATATTATTTAAAAAAGttaaaaatagaaaaaattCTCTACCACCATCCAACATACCCATTGACTGCAATCCTCTCCGTTCCGGTCAATATTTTTTGGTTACATAAAGTGAAGTGAAGTAGTTAGGTACAGAGGCCACGCAGTCTGCAAGGAGTGGCTCCATTAGGTCTAAATCATAGCTTGTACGTCCAAAACAAGTGATCCAAATCATATCAAATGCAAATAATATTAAAATTCTAGATATAGAATAATTTTAGGGCATCCAAATAAACGACAACTGACTGTCTCAAAAATGCGCGGTCCGGATCATTGATGAGAAGGAGGCGAAGAAAATCAGTTCTACAGGACGCATCGATGACGTATCAGACAAAGCACCGGATGATCTGGTACTACTGACGGTGCCTTCGGTGCAAGCGTCATTTGATCATACAAAGAGCATGTCTCGAGTTATGTCGGTGCAATTTAGATGGATACAAACTGCCTCTCCATTTGTCGCACAACTGCCATGTCCCCACTTTCCATAAAAAGCTGAACCGGCCCTCTGCCTTCCCTATTCTCCCCCCAAAACATCCCATTGCGTGACCGGGGTTTTCTTCCCCTTCCATTGCCGGCGCATCCCTTCTTCCCCTCTCATCGCCGACCTCATCCTTCTTCCCCTCCAATTGCCTGCGCATCCCTTCCCCTCCCATCGCTTGCATTGCGACGATGGGTCGTTTGCACCGCAACCACAATTCCCGGAGGCAGCCGCGCAACGCATTTAATTTGGTTGCTTCTCGTTGAGTCCGCCCCCGGGCCCGTTGTCCACCCAAGGCCCCTCATCCAGCAGGGGGCTAAATCGCCTCACCTCCATCCAGACGCCGCCGCGCACCATGGACTTGGACGACGACGTCATGCCCGAGGCTCCAGATGCGCCACCAGGCTTTGAAGAAACCGCTGGCCACCCCAGGAACATAGGAGCAGGAGCGGGAGCCTCAGCATTACGCATCAGGGAGGTGAGCCACACCCTTCCCCCATCTCCATTGTCTTGAGATTGAATAGGGGCCCAGGATTAATGTGTGCGTGCTTAAATCGTACGTAGCAAGATTTTTAGAACTGATTTTACTTGAGGATTAATGTTGCCTGTAGTGGGGTAGAGGGAGGAGTGTGCTATTATTTTTAGTTTGGATGTTAGCATGTTCATATGTGTTGTCTTGATTGAATCGGTGGTGGAATATCGGGGATTAAATGCTTGATTGGATGATCAAATTGAAATGTAGGCCCTGTTTGACTGCATTCTTGATGGCATGAGCAAATGCTTGATTGGCATGCATGGTTGATTAGGAATTAAGGATAACTCCTGTTTGACCGCATGCTTGTTTGGGTGAACAAATGCTTGACTGCATGCTTGATTGGCATGCAATAAGTTCATTATGGGTGACATGCTTGACTGCATGCTTCTAATTATATGTCATATTGATCCAATAATACTGATTGTCATATGGAAGGTTGA from Panicum hallii strain FIL2 chromosome 9, PHallii_v3.1, whole genome shotgun sequence includes:
- the LOC112873005 gene encoding sucrose transport protein SUT3-like — encoded protein: MADDTEGSGGGKQPQISLVGLFLACMVAGGVQYGWALQLSLLTPYVQTLGIPHALTSVMWLCGPIAGLLVQPCVGLYSDKCTSKLGRRRPFIFTGCVIICISVIIIGFSSDIGYALGDTKEDCTVYTGKRLHAAAFFVMGFWLLDFSNNTVQGPARALMADLAGSHGPSAANAIFVSWMAIGNILGYSSGSTNNWHKWFPFLQTRACCEACANLKAAFLVSVVFLGLSTVVTMIFANEVPLDPVVAKQQSEGQASGPLAVFKGLKNLPPGMPQVLIVTGLTWLSWFPFILFDTDWMGREMYHGRPDGSPNEVANFQEGVRQGAFGLLLNSVVLGFSSFLIEPMCRKLTAKVVWVMSSFIVCIAMAMVTVLSSWSLGDIGGNVQDAAAVDKGLKSAALALFVALGFPFAVLCSVPFAVTAQLAASKGGGQGLCTGVLNISIVVPQMIIAVGSGPWDELFGKGNIPAFGVASVFAFTSAVAGIFMLPKLSKTSFKSVSMGGGH